A stretch of Rhinopithecus roxellana isolate Shanxi Qingling chromosome 12, ASM756505v1, whole genome shotgun sequence DNA encodes these proteins:
- the PLA2G2C gene encoding putative inactive group IIC secretory phospholipase A2 isoform X1 → MKVIAILLLLLSCSPTHSSFWQFQRMVKHITGRSAFFSYYGYGCYCGLGGKGVPVDDTDRWAHDCCYEKLKESSCQPVLSGYQFHIVNGTVVCGCTLGPGAGCHCGLKACECDKRSVHCFKESLPTYEKNFKQFSSRPRIAAPTLQKSLG, encoded by the exons ATGAAGGTCATtgccatcctcctcctcctcctctcctgct CCCCCACCCACAGCAGCTTCTGGCAGTTTCAGAGGATGGTCAAACACATCACGGGGCGGAGTGCCTTCTTCTCATATTACGGATATGGCTGCTACTGTGGGCTTGGGGGCAAAGGGGTCCCCGTGGATGACACTGACAGGTGG GCACATGACTGTTGCTACGAGAAGCTGAAGGAGTCCAGCTGCCAGCCTGTGTTGAGCGGCTACCAGTTCCACATCGTCAATGGCACAGTGGTGT GTGGATGCACCCTTGGTCCTGGTGCCGGCTGCCACTGCGGGCTGAAGGCCTGTGAATGTGACAAGCGATCCGTGCACTGCTTCAAAGAGAGCCTGCCTACCTATGAGAAAaacttcaagcagttctccagccgGCCCAG GATAGCTGCCCCCACCCTGCAAAAAAGCCTgggctag
- the PLA2G2C gene encoding putative inactive group IIC secretory phospholipase A2 isoform X2, protein MKVIAILLLLLSCSPTHSSFWQFQRMVKHITGRSAFFSYYGYGCYCGLGGKGVPVDDTDRHSPSFPSCYEKLKESSCQPVLSGYQFHIVNGTVVCGCTLGPGAGCHCGLKACECDKRSVHCFKESLPTYEKNFKQFSSRPRCGRHKPRC, encoded by the exons ATGAAGGTCATtgccatcctcctcctcctcctctcctgct CCCCCACCCACAGCAGCTTCTGGCAGTTTCAGAGGATGGTCAAACACATCACGGGGCGGAGTGCCTTCTTCTCATATTACGGATATGGCTGCTACTGTGGGCTTGGGGGCAAAGGGGTCCCCGTGGATGACACTGACAG GCACAGCCCCTCATTTCCCTC TTGCTACGAGAAGCTGAAGGAGTCCAGCTGCCAGCCTGTGTTGAGCGGCTACCAGTTCCACATCGTCAATGGCACAGTGGTGT GTGGATGCACCCTTGGTCCTGGTGCCGGCTGCCACTGCGGGCTGAAGGCCTGTGAATGTGACAAGCGATCCGTGCACTGCTTCAAAGAGAGCCTGCCTACCTATGAGAAAaacttcaagcagttctccagccgGCCCAGGTGTGGCAGACATAAGCCCCGGTGCTAG